One Trichoderma asperellum chromosome 5, complete sequence genomic region harbors:
- a CDS encoding uncharacterized protein (EggNog:ENOG41): MYIGLILPSRLSERAIVHAVLCFKEKKRIILILLLYFNMPVADEPSADDPSSDPTRKLRWSYADSSDIPLPDEDTNQPFCPRHAITVAHLNRASFGPYPCGSGSTPPHRDWHFGNLEYILSRKSWCRVCGLIAEVVEEDPSNSTLERNNAEIIACWIWDGVLNNSGSEVGTLRLRIAPEVIGWEDLFEPFDLVPLADLEKDDGMFQGRRINNGHFDLEVVKTWVHSCEQWHGSECVNTAPWKTPDFGVPFIRMISLNDYKLVETSCPPSYAALSYVWGPAAVFRTIQDNIEALMQPEGLPVRSFPKSIRDAMTLAKELGFQYIWVDSICIIQDSTADKVQQLRMMDRIYSRASLTIVAAAGSHADSGIPGLHPDTRSRKQHTAQISDDLTLVALHPDTYRSAAATTWNTRGWTYQERLLSKRCIFSFPDGSLGFQCSKAVWGEDYYAETPHLKRCAPMMDISLNRSWMAPGSVKERGIPTVHIANTSYLREYCRLVVEYTGRDMSYASDRLLGISGVLGVLQREFGLNFIHGLPEGIIYMALLWQPRNKLKRVPKDPKTSLPLFPSWSWTGWTGPVGYEDWNTFNDMPEIEDRAKRVKSFAKLALVGPKELEYFSPPATHDLPPGWSQVSTAEDGTCYVMGTDIHRYHPVPLFSSFDNPRESNLMLDPFGLSLRTRIARFRLTTLMLSSNFNQDDYPIERNGRFGLSLPSPYTGDRPWLGTILLPVQYHAKMTQDHEFIILSESYGFNHQEMAPVTARKMKPFEAYDVMMIRRIEGEELAQYCAQLTYQTTETLSSQLMYDSLDGKSVIERVGAGRMLKSAWESDNNWEDFILV; this comes from the coding sequence gaataatattaattctGTTACTCTACTTCAATATGCCTGTAGCAGATGAACCGTCTGCTGATGATCCTTCCAGTGACCCGACTCGCAAATTACGATGGAGCTACGCCGACTCTTCCGATATCCCACTTCCTGATGAAGATACAAATCAGCCATTCTGTCCTCGTCATGCGATCACTGTTGCTCATTTAAACAGAGCGTCTTTTGGTCCTTACCCTTGTGGCTCGGGTTCAACCCCTCCTCATCGCGACTGGCATTTTGGGAATTTAGAATACATCCTTTCTCGCAAGAGCTGGTGTCGAGTATGTGGTCTCATTGCAGAAGTTGTCGAAGAAGACCCTTCAAACTCCACCCTGGAGCGCAACAATGCAGAAATAATTGCTTGCTGGATATGGGATGGAGTGCTCAATAATAGCGGCAGTGAGGTGGGAACTCTTCGGTTGCGAATTGCTCCAGAGGTTATCGGTTGGGAAGACCTGTTTGAACCGTTTGACCTGGTTCCTTTGGCGGATCTTGAGAAAGACGACGGTATGTTTCAAGGACGCAGAATCAACAATGGCCACTTCGACTTAGAAGTGGTTAAGACCTGGGTTCATAGCTGCGAGCAATGGCACGGCAGCGAGTGCGTCAATACCGCGCCGTGGAAGACGCCTGACTTTGGGGTTCCGTTCATTCGAATGATATCTTTGAACGATTACAAGTTAGTTGAAACGTCGTGTCCGCCATCTTATGCAGCATTGAGCTATGTATGGGGACCCGCTGCCGTATTCCGGACGATACAAGACAATATCGAAGCGTTGATGCAACCAGAGGGGCTACCGGTGCGATCCTTTCCAAAGTCCATCCGTGATGCTATGACCCTGGCAAAAGAACTTGGCTTCCAATACATATGGGTTGATTCAATATGTATCATCCAAGATTCTACAGCGGATAAAGTTCAGCAGCTGCGCATGATGGACCGCATATACAGCCGTGCGAGCCTCACCATTGTCGCCGCAGCTGGTTCGCATGCCGATTCTGGGATCCCTGGCTTACATCCTGATACTCGATCTCGCAAGCAACACACAGCCCAAATCTCGGATGATCTAACGCTTGTAGCGCTTCATCCAGACACTTACCGTAGCGCAGCGGCAACGACATGGAACACTAGAGGCTGGACATACCAGGAGCGCCTTCTTTCTAAACGGtgtattttctctttccccgACGGCTCTTTGGGCTTTCAGTGTTCAAAGGCCGTCTGGGGTGAAGACTATTACGCCGAGACACCACACTTGAAGCGCTGCGCACCCATGATGGATATCTCATTGAACCGAAGCTGGATGGCCCCTGGAAGTGTCAAAGAGAGGGGCATACCGACTGTGCATATAGCAAACACGTCGTATTTACGTGAGTATTGCCGGCTTGTCGTAGAGTATACCGGGCGTGACATGTCATATGCAAGCGATCGGCTATTGGGAATCAGCGGAGTTTTAGGCGTCTTGCAAAGAGAATTTGGTCTCAATTTCATTCATGGGTTACCAGAAGGCATCATATACATGGCCCTTCTTTGGCAGCCACGCAATAAGCTAAAACGCGTACCAAAGGATCCTAAAACGAGTCTACCGCTCTTCCCGAGTTGGTCGTGGACTGGTTGGACTGGACCAGTTGGCTATGAAGATTGGAATACGTTTAACGACATGCCTGAGATTGAAGATCGTGCAAAACGTGTCAAGTCTTTCGCAAAGTTAGCCTTGGTAGGGCCAAAAGAACTTGAGTATTTCTCTCCGCCGGCTACACATGATTTGCCTCCTGGCTGGTCACAGGTTTCTACAGCGGAAGATGGGACTTGCTATGTCATGGGAACTGATATCCATCGATACCATCCCGTCCCTTTGTTCTCCTCGTTTGACAATCCAAGAGAGTCCAATTTGATGCTGGACCCATTTGGACTCAGTTTGCGTACACGAATCGCACGCTTTCGGCTCACCACTCTGATGCTGAGTTCCAACTTTAACCAAGACGACTATCCAATTGAACGGAATGGCCGTTTTGGACTTTCTCTGCCGTCACCATATACAGGTGATCGGCCGTGGCTGGGAACCATCCTCCTGCCGGTACAGTATCATGCAAAAATGACACAAGACCATGAGTTCATTATCCTATCGGAGAGCTATGGATTCAATCACCAGGAGATGGCACCTGTGACGGCCCGCAAAATGAAGCCTTTCGAAGCATATGATGTGATGATGATCAGGAGGATTGAAGGCGAAGAGCTAGCGCAATATT